In one Candidatus Krumholzibacteriia bacterium genomic region, the following are encoded:
- a CDS encoding TonB-dependent receptor: MTRRALILLLILALLPASVYAAVLSGVARDAETREPIAYVTVQVLGRSDAGDEQAQGVMTLDNGRYVFGNIPPGRYLVRFSRIGYTVREDSLVVREGYDYTLDATLTVEPVPVEKIVVEEDRYTRIGAVQPGFVSIRGDQLSSLPGIAEGDPIRSLQLLPGVQAASDFSSALYVRGGGPDQTLVLLDQATVYNPTHAFGFFSTFNPDATGAVNLYKGAYPAENGGRLSAVLDVRTREIATRNFNGKVGVSTIATRLSLNGPLGRASWAVNGRRTHLEPLLNVIRDEDTQVPDYFFYDLNAKLSVPAGGGRLEFSAYNGSDALDFDLGVGTSLKLDWGNTVASGAYIRAFSDALLATARLSFSDYGSTTTASAFTTPISIENDIRDVTAAAELAWEVGLRHTLSAGLQAIKYNVGFNQDFNSETIVSYRRKPFEAAAFLSDRWTPWAETTFDLGARVRYIDDGERWLFEPRAGFAQELTPTVRLKLAGGIYHQYMQLVATEAVSAADFYVPIDGTAEIGQSWQAVAGLDWRWRPSTLFSIEGYYTDLSNLVSLDNTTPANATLETADDIFYLNGTGYATGVELFARRDIGPVTGWIGYTLGWTRREFPELNNGQQFPPKYDRRNDLSAAGEYRRGKWRFGGAFVYATGQAFTPVASRYTIRDPATGVTPDDIQLIQGERNSARLLPYNRLDVSVARDFKLFGARAEWMIEVFNLYSRRNEWFVQYDRTEEVVDVTVARMLPIIPSLGVTVWF; the protein is encoded by the coding sequence ATGACCCGACGCGCACTCATTCTCTTGTTGATTCTCGCTCTCCTGCCGGCGTCGGTGTACGCGGCCGTGCTGAGCGGTGTGGCGCGCGATGCCGAGACGCGCGAGCCGATTGCGTACGTGACCGTGCAGGTGCTGGGGCGTTCCGACGCGGGCGACGAGCAGGCCCAGGGCGTCATGACGCTCGACAACGGCCGTTACGTCTTTGGAAACATCCCCCCCGGGCGCTACCTGGTGCGCTTTTCGCGCATCGGCTACACCGTGCGCGAGGACAGCCTGGTCGTGCGGGAGGGCTACGACTACACCCTCGATGCCACCCTCACGGTGGAACCGGTGCCGGTGGAGAAGATCGTGGTGGAGGAGGACCGGTACACCAGGATCGGCGCCGTCCAGCCGGGCTTCGTCTCCATCCGCGGCGACCAGCTCTCGTCGCTCCCGGGCATCGCCGAGGGTGATCCCATCCGCAGCCTGCAACTGCTGCCGGGCGTGCAGGCGGCGTCGGACTTCTCCAGCGCGCTCTACGTGCGCGGCGGCGGGCCGGACCAGACGCTGGTGCTGCTCGACCAGGCCACCGTCTACAATCCCACCCACGCTTTTGGCTTCTTCTCCACCTTCAACCCCGACGCAACCGGTGCGGTGAATCTGTACAAGGGCGCGTACCCGGCCGAGAACGGCGGCCGCCTGAGTGCGGTGCTCGACGTGCGCACGCGCGAGATCGCCACGCGCAACTTCAACGGCAAGGTGGGGGTGAGCACCATCGCGACGCGCCTGTCGCTCAACGGCCCTCTGGGCCGCGCGTCGTGGGCGGTCAACGGGCGGCGCACACACCTCGAGCCGCTGCTCAATGTCATCCGCGACGAGGACACGCAGGTGCCCGACTACTTCTTCTACGATCTCAACGCAAAGCTCTCGGTGCCCGCCGGGGGCGGACGGTTGGAGTTCTCCGCATACAACGGATCGGATGCGCTGGATTTCGACCTCGGGGTGGGGACGAGTCTCAAGCTGGACTGGGGCAACACGGTGGCGAGCGGGGCCTATATTCGCGCGTTCAGCGATGCGCTGCTCGCGACGGCACGCCTCTCTTTCAGCGATTACGGCAGCACCACCACCGCGAGTGCATTCACCACGCCCATCTCCATCGAGAATGACATCCGGGACGTGACCGCGGCCGCCGAACTCGCCTGGGAGGTGGGGCTGCGCCACACGCTGAGCGCGGGTCTTCAGGCGATCAAGTACAACGTGGGCTTCAACCAGGACTTCAACTCGGAAACCATCGTGAGTTACCGGCGCAAGCCGTTCGAGGCCGCGGCGTTTCTCTCCGACCGCTGGACGCCGTGGGCGGAGACCACCTTCGACCTCGGTGCGCGCGTGCGCTACATCGACGACGGAGAGCGCTGGCTGTTTGAGCCGCGCGCCGGCTTTGCCCAGGAGCTCACACCGACGGTGCGCCTCAAGCTGGCGGGCGGCATCTACCACCAGTACATGCAGCTGGTGGCCACCGAGGCGGTCTCCGCCGCGGACTTCTACGTGCCCATCGACGGCACCGCGGAGATCGGCCAGTCGTGGCAGGCGGTGGCGGGCCTCGATTGGCGCTGGCGGCCCTCCACGCTGTTCTCGATCGAGGGGTACTACACGGACCTCTCCAACCTGGTGTCCCTCGACAACACCACGCCGGCCAACGCGACGCTCGAGACCGCCGACGACATCTTCTATTTGAATGGGACCGGCTATGCTACGGGTGTCGAGCTGTTCGCGCGCCGCGACATCGGCCCGGTGACGGGGTGGATCGGCTACACGCTGGGATGGACGCGGCGCGAGTTCCCGGAGTTGAACAACGGACAGCAGTTCCCGCCCAAGTACGACCGGCGCAACGACCTGAGTGCCGCGGGCGAGTACCGGCGCGGCAAGTGGCGCTTCGGAGGCGCGTTCGTGTACGCCACCGGGCAGGCCTTCACGCCGGTGGCGTCGCGTTACACCATTCGCGACCCGGCCACCGGGGTGACACCCGACGACATCCAGTTGATCCAGGGTGAGCGCAACAGCGCGCGTCTGTTGCCCTACAACCGCCTCGACGTGTCGGTGGCGCGGGACTTCAAGCTCTTCGGGGCCCGCGCGGAATGGATGATCGAAGTGTTCAACCTCTACAGCCGGCGCAACGAGTGGTTCGTGCAGTACGACCGCACGGAAGAGGTCGTGGACGTGACGGTGGCGCGCATGCTGCCCATTATTCCCAGTCTCGGGGTGACGGTATGGTTCTGA
- the dnaA gene encoding chromosomal replication initiator protein DnaA — protein MSVSSRQNGNDHLWSEFLASVATLVNKQTFETWFKPMRLSSVDGARVTIDCPSKFFVEWVSEHHSDKIQFALRQVIGLDPQVSLQNANDAPPEISRRPEISQISAASRSRRSATEGERLNPKYVFEEFVVGNNSRMTYAACLAVSERPAQVYNPLFIYGGVGLGKTHLMQGIGHGVLKRQPHARVHYCSAEAFMNEMIMGIRQGTSHEFRTKYRNVDLLLIDDIQFLAGKESTQEEFFHTFNALHGASKQIVVTSDRPPKEIPTLEDRLVSRFEWGLITDIQQPDYETRLAILRKKVERENIMIPDDVLALIADSVKSNIRELEGSLVKLLVHASVYKKDVNIEMAHDVLKDFVKSTPKKTSISLIQKIVSQHYRVPVESMRSKVRTARLAFPRQVAIYLARELTQASLAQIGQRFGGRDHTTVIHACSKISDMVERDVSLRSTISQLRKELST, from the coding sequence ATGTCGGTTTCCTCCCGCCAGAACGGCAACGACCACCTGTGGTCGGAGTTTCTCGCGTCGGTCGCCACACTCGTCAACAAACAGACTTTCGAGACGTGGTTCAAGCCGATGCGCCTGAGTTCCGTGGATGGTGCGCGTGTCACCATCGACTGCCCCAGCAAGTTCTTCGTGGAGTGGGTCAGCGAGCACCATTCGGATAAGATCCAGTTTGCGCTGCGCCAGGTGATCGGTCTCGATCCCCAGGTGTCGCTGCAGAACGCCAATGACGCCCCGCCGGAGATTTCGCGGCGTCCGGAGATTTCGCAGATCTCGGCCGCGTCTCGATCGCGGCGGTCTGCAACCGAGGGCGAGCGGCTCAACCCGAAGTACGTGTTCGAGGAGTTCGTCGTCGGCAACAACAGCCGCATGACCTACGCCGCCTGTCTCGCCGTGTCGGAACGTCCCGCGCAGGTCTACAACCCGTTGTTCATCTACGGCGGCGTCGGCCTTGGCAAGACGCACCTCATGCAGGGCATCGGCCACGGCGTCCTGAAGCGGCAGCCGCACGCGCGCGTTCACTACTGCTCGGCGGAAGCCTTCATGAACGAAATGATCATGGGCATCCGCCAGGGCACCAGCCACGAGTTTCGCACCAAGTACCGCAATGTGGACCTGCTGCTGATCGACGACATCCAGTTTCTCGCCGGCAAGGAGAGCACCCAGGAGGAGTTCTTCCACACCTTCAACGCGCTCCACGGTGCCAGCAAGCAGATCGTCGTTACCAGTGACCGGCCGCCCAAGGAGATTCCCACCCTGGAAGACCGTCTGGTGTCGCGCTTCGAGTGGGGGCTGATTACCGACATCCAGCAGCCCGATTACGAAACCCGCCTCGCCATTCTGCGCAAGAAGGTGGAGCGCGAGAACATCATGATTCCCGACGATGTGCTGGCGCTCATCGCCGACAGCGTGAAGAGCAACATTCGCGAGCTCGAGGGCAGCCTGGTCAAGCTTCTGGTGCACGCGAGTGTGTACAAGAAGGATGTTAACATCGAGATGGCGCACGATGTCCTCAAGGACTTCGTCAAGTCGACACCCAAGAAGACCAGTATTTCGCTGATTCAGAAGATCGTATCGCAGCACTACCGGGTGCCCGTCGAGTCCATGCGCTCTAAGGTGCGTACCGCGCGCCTTGCCTTTCCGCGCCAGGTGGCCATCTATCTCGCCCGCGAGCTCACCCAGGCGTCGCTCGCGCAGATCGGACAGCGGTTTGGTGGGCGCGACCACACCACCGTGATCCACGCTTGCTCGAAGATTTCAGACATGGTGGAACGCGATGTTTCGCTGCGCTCGACCATCAGTCAATTGCGGAAGGAGCTCTCGACCTAA
- a CDS encoding 6-bladed beta-propeller, translating into MKISLGHILLLLMLAFPIASLATPPVFLLAWGTSGSGDGEFNFPRRITVGADGSVYVADRNNHRIQRFTAEGVFLGAWGGLGTEPGKFDFPFGIATDDSGHVYVAERNNNRIQKFTADGVFVRAWGVAGTGPGQFNFPVGVAVDHDYRVYVADSFNHRIQRFTSTGGYLGQWGGFGNTAGKFNQPVVVAVDAAANVYVSDSANWRVQKFTGTGTFLTEWGSMGPDDDQFEGPRGIAFDAQGNVWVVDQAPSWIKRFTAQGVFIEKFGGTGSGDGLFDRAEDVAIDANGYFYVTDPGNDRIQKFGPDVVPTRPTTWGGLKAIYR; encoded by the coding sequence ATGAAGATCTCATTGGGGCATATTCTTCTTCTCTTGATGCTCGCCTTCCCCATCGCGAGCCTGGCCACCCCACCGGTCTTTCTGCTCGCGTGGGGGACCAGCGGCAGCGGTGACGGTGAATTCAACTTCCCGCGAAGAATTACAGTGGGAGCGGATGGCAGCGTGTATGTCGCCGACCGCAACAACCATCGCATTCAGCGCTTTACCGCCGAGGGGGTGTTCCTGGGGGCGTGGGGCGGGCTGGGGACGGAGCCGGGGAAGTTTGATTTTCCCTTTGGTATTGCCACCGATGACAGCGGCCATGTCTACGTGGCGGAGCGCAACAACAACCGCATCCAGAAGTTCACCGCGGACGGCGTTTTTGTGCGTGCCTGGGGCGTTGCCGGCACCGGGCCGGGGCAGTTCAACTTCCCGGTGGGCGTGGCGGTTGACCACGACTACCGCGTCTACGTGGCCGATTCCTTCAATCACCGCATCCAGCGCTTCACCAGCACTGGGGGCTACCTGGGCCAATGGGGAGGGTTTGGGAATACCGCGGGCAAATTCAATCAGCCGGTGGTGGTGGCGGTGGATGCCGCGGCGAACGTGTATGTGTCCGACAGCGCGAACTGGCGGGTGCAGAAGTTCACCGGCACGGGAACATTCCTGACCGAGTGGGGCTCCATGGGACCGGACGACGACCAGTTCGAAGGACCCCGTGGCATCGCCTTCGATGCGCAAGGCAATGTGTGGGTTGTCGATCAAGCGCCCAGTTGGATCAAGCGCTTCACCGCGCAGGGCGTGTTCATCGAGAAGTTTGGCGGCACGGGCAGCGGCGACGGGCTCTTCGACCGGGCCGAGGACGTGGCCATCGACGCGAATGGGTATTTTTATGTTACCGACCCCGGCAACGATCGCATCCAGAAGTTCGGTCCCGACGTAGTGCCCACACGACCGACCACGTGGGGCGGGTTGAAGGCGATCTATCGCTAG
- a CDS encoding Jag N-terminal domain-containing protein codes for MAGSIETAGKTIDQALEKALKELGARKDEVDIEVLSESQGGLRGIFGGKMVRIRVTRRNAPAGAIGSENSEIVRAIIGDVLGFMGVDFTLTIEESDDTTFVNISSSGLDGLLIGRRGETLSSIQHIVNRVFTGRTQRHSKITVDVGGYVHRKHRLLIEKAHRLADRVRRTQRECDFEPLKASERRIIHLAVAEFDDITTYTIGDGLLRKVVLTPRGSDTGDRPQD; via the coding sequence ATGGCGGGATCCATCGAAACAGCCGGCAAGACCATCGACCAGGCGCTGGAAAAGGCGCTGAAGGAACTCGGTGCGCGCAAGGACGAGGTGGACATCGAGGTCCTGTCAGAGTCGCAGGGCGGGCTGCGCGGCATCTTCGGCGGCAAGATGGTGCGCATTCGCGTCACGCGCCGCAACGCGCCGGCGGGTGCCATCGGCAGCGAGAACTCGGAGATCGTCCGTGCCATCATCGGCGACGTACTGGGCTTCATGGGGGTGGACTTCACCCTGACCATCGAAGAGTCCGACGACACCACCTTCGTCAACATTTCTTCCAGCGGTCTCGACGGCCTTCTGATCGGCCGCCGCGGCGAAACGCTGTCGTCGATCCAGCACATCGTGAACCGCGTCTTCACCGGACGCACGCAGCGGCACAGCAAGATCACGGTCGACGTGGGCGGCTACGTGCACCGCAAGCACCGGCTGCTCATCGAGAAGGCGCACCGCCTGGCCGACCGCGTGCGGCGCACGCAGCGCGAGTGCGACTTCGAACCGCTCAAGGCCTCGGAGCGGCGCATCATCCACCTGGCGGTGGCGGAGTTCGACGACATCACCACCTACACGATCGGCGACGGACTGCTGCGCAAGGTGGTGCTGACGCCGCGTGGCTCCGACACGGGCGACCGGCCGCAAGACTAG
- the yidD gene encoding membrane protein insertion efficiency factor YidD, producing the protein MSRRMSALLQRALLALITGYRRWISPLLPPACRFHPTCSDYAAESIRTHGVMRGSALAARRVCRCHPFSAGGFDPVPRRDNAGDAPAHGSVLTMKEVR; encoded by the coding sequence ATGTCTCGACGAATGTCCGCGCTGCTGCAACGCGCGCTGCTCGCGCTGATCACCGGTTACCGCCGCTGGATCTCTCCACTGCTGCCACCTGCGTGCCGCTTTCATCCCACCTGTTCGGACTACGCGGCTGAATCCATTCGTACCCACGGTGTAATGCGGGGCTCGGCCCTGGCGGCGCGGCGTGTGTGCCGGTGCCATCCGTTCAGCGCGGGTGGCTTCGATCCGGTCCCGCGGCGTGACAACGCCGGCGATGCGCCGGCGCACGGTTCTGTCCTCACGATGAAGGAAGTTCGATGA
- the dnaN gene encoding DNA polymerase III subunit beta, which produces MKITVDQKDLLKSLQGISAVVPTKTSLPILSTFLMETKGDGKVTLTANDLDVSLTNTLACETSGHGSVAVPGKKFFEIARSLPEDKVVIETEGDRISIKCRRSRFKMLGKSSDEFPKLPVQKASVSFSIAASTLDKMINKTSYAVSTDLTRPSLCGVLWEIRKGALNMIATDGHRLAKVGLPDAAGSGDDKDVIVSPKALNIYRSLAAELDTVNVSLADNHITFDLGDSVIYSRLLEGPFPDYNQVMPKKNTRKLTVSRIELTDACRRVAILSSAITHQVKLVLEDDRLTLSVKTPDVGEAVEEVTCGYGAAKMEIGYNARYLLDILRTMDSDDVAFLLDRTDNAGVVLPEAEGADMKHECLLMPLRLSD; this is translated from the coding sequence GTGAAAATCACAGTCGACCAGAAGGATTTGCTCAAGAGTCTTCAGGGTATTTCAGCCGTTGTACCAACCAAGACCTCTCTTCCGATTCTGTCGACGTTCCTGATGGAAACGAAGGGTGACGGCAAGGTCACGCTGACGGCAAACGATCTTGATGTTTCGCTCACCAACACGCTCGCGTGCGAAACCAGTGGTCATGGCAGTGTTGCCGTTCCGGGTAAGAAGTTCTTTGAAATTGCGCGTTCACTTCCCGAGGACAAGGTGGTCATCGAGACCGAAGGTGATCGCATCTCCATCAAGTGCCGGCGCAGCCGCTTCAAGATGCTCGGAAAGAGCTCGGACGAGTTCCCGAAGCTCCCCGTGCAGAAGGCCAGTGTGTCGTTTTCGATTGCTGCTTCGACCCTGGACAAGATGATCAACAAGACCAGCTACGCGGTCTCGACCGATCTCACGCGCCCCTCGCTGTGTGGGGTGTTGTGGGAGATCCGCAAGGGCGCGCTGAACATGATTGCAACCGATGGCCACCGCCTGGCCAAGGTGGGGTTGCCCGACGCCGCCGGCTCGGGAGATGACAAGGACGTCATCGTGTCGCCCAAGGCGCTCAACATCTATCGCTCGCTGGCGGCCGAACTGGACACGGTGAATGTGTCGCTGGCCGACAACCACATCACCTTCGATCTCGGCGACAGCGTGATCTACTCGCGCCTGCTGGAGGGACCGTTCCCGGACTACAACCAGGTGATGCCCAAGAAGAACACCCGCAAGCTCACCGTAAGCCGGATAGAGCTCACCGATGCGTGCCGTCGCGTGGCCATCCTCTCCAGCGCCATCACGCACCAGGTCAAGCTGGTGCTGGAAGACGACCGGCTTACCCTGTCCGTAAAGACGCCCGATGTGGGCGAAGCGGTGGAAGAGGTGACGTGCGGCTACGGCGCGGCCAAGATGGAGATCGGCTACAACGCGCGCTACCTGCTGGACATTCTCCGCACCATGGACAGCGACGACGTGGCTTTTCTGCTCGACCGCACCGACAACGCCGGTGTGGTGCTGCCGGAGGCGGAAGGGGCCGACATGAAGCACGAGTGCCTGCTGATGCCGCTGCGCCTCAGCGATTGA
- the rpmH gene encoding 50S ribosomal protein L34, translated as MKRTFQPNLLKRKRDHGFRKRMSTRGGRLVIKRRRQKGRKRLSA; from the coding sequence ATGAAGCGTACATTCCAGCCCAACCTCCTCAAGCGGAAACGCGATCACGGGTTTCGCAAGCGCATGAGCACGCGCGGTGGAAGGCTCGTCATCAAGCGTCGCCGTCAGAAGGGCCGCAAGCGCCTTTCGGCGTAG
- the rnpA gene encoding ribonuclease P protein component, whose amino-acid sequence MRTLQHAWQFRHCYDSGRKLVANHTVIFLFSPPEPDGLRIGVVASRRVGGAVKRNRAKRLLREASRQVMALWPGDHWVVLVARGTIVTRSAEEVQADIALALQTNGAHRAGK is encoded by the coding sequence TTGCGCACGCTCCAGCACGCGTGGCAGTTTCGCCACTGCTATGACTCGGGGCGCAAGCTCGTTGCGAATCACACGGTTATATTTCTTTTCTCGCCGCCCGAACCGGATGGCCTGCGTATCGGGGTCGTCGCCAGTCGCCGTGTGGGAGGTGCTGTAAAGCGCAATCGCGCCAAGCGGCTGCTGCGGGAGGCATCGCGCCAGGTCATGGCGCTGTGGCCCGGCGACCACTGGGTGGTGCTGGTGGCGAGGGGGACCATCGTCACCCGCAGCGCGGAGGAAGTTCAGGCGGACATCGCGCTCGCGCTCCAGACGAATGGCGCGCACCGGGCGGGGAAATGA
- a CDS encoding DNA replication/repair protein RecF: MRVQRFLSTNFRNLASGEIEFAPGLNFLVGENGQGKTNLLEAVYFFRFGRSFRAAADTEMIHFDETFCRAEVDASFSDGHSETFAFSVEHKGPKTIKVDGQVLARRSALAGRFPAVLFGPADLRIVSGEPDHRRRFFDMVGTMTEPAYLRSARDYRRALEQRNAALKARAGRDEIAAWNERLVESGVDLIARRRELVALMEIEMTAHAGEVHSPFDFAMRYETTLHDAAEHAAEITQEATLTRAFHDRLAEVAREEARRGVTLVGPHRDDVLFSMAGQDLRRYGSQGQRRLFAVLLKMAELSYLETELREPCVLLLDDVFSEFDASIMARLQRTLDGTRQVFVTSPVAIDDVHAPGARFYNVSKGSISAA; this comes from the coding sequence GTGCGCGTCCAGCGATTCCTCTCCACAAACTTCCGCAATCTCGCAAGCGGCGAGATAGAATTCGCGCCGGGGCTGAACTTCCTGGTCGGCGAGAACGGCCAGGGAAAAACCAACCTGCTCGAGGCGGTGTACTTCTTTCGTTTTGGCCGTTCGTTCCGCGCCGCGGCCGACACGGAGATGATCCATTTCGACGAGACCTTCTGCCGCGCAGAAGTCGACGCGTCATTCAGCGACGGACACAGCGAAACCTTCGCCTTCTCGGTTGAACACAAGGGACCCAAGACCATCAAGGTGGACGGCCAGGTGCTGGCACGCCGCTCCGCGCTGGCGGGACGCTTTCCCGCGGTGCTGTTCGGCCCCGCCGATCTGCGCATCGTTTCCGGCGAGCCCGACCACCGGCGGCGCTTCTTCGACATGGTCGGCACGATGACCGAACCGGCGTACCTGCGCAGCGCGCGCGACTACCGTCGCGCGCTCGAGCAGCGCAACGCAGCACTCAAGGCCCGAGCGGGCCGCGACGAAATTGCGGCGTGGAACGAACGCCTGGTGGAAAGCGGCGTTGATCTCATTGCGCGGCGCCGCGAACTGGTGGCGCTGATGGAAATCGAAATGACCGCGCACGCCGGCGAGGTGCACAGCCCGTTTGATTTCGCGATGCGCTACGAAACCACCCTGCACGACGCCGCGGAGCACGCGGCCGAGATCACCCAGGAGGCCACCCTCACCAGGGCCTTCCACGACCGGTTGGCCGAGGTGGCACGCGAGGAGGCGCGCCGCGGCGTGACCCTGGTGGGGCCGCATCGCGACGACGTGCTGTTCAGCATGGCCGGCCAGGATCTGCGGCGCTACGGCTCGCAGGGACAGCGGCGCCTGTTCGCGGTGCTGCTCAAGATGGCGGAACTGTCGTATCTGGAAACGGAGCTGCGCGAGCCGTGCGTACTGCTGCTGGACGACGTATTCTCCGAGTTCGACGCATCCATCATGGCGCGCCTGCAGCGCACCCTGGACGGGACGCGCCAGGTGTTCGTCACCAGCCCGGTGGCCATCGACGACGTGCACGCACCCGGTGCGCGCTTCTACAACGTCAGCAAAGGAAGCATTTCGGCGGCATGA
- the yidC gene encoding membrane protein insertase YidC: MSKGFSMERRALIAFVASMALFFGYDALFLAPKMKKERARRQAEALEQGTLATREPAADTLRPGREATPPATALTAPADTSARVTAEVFATPEETPSQTITIVTPLFEIKLDTRGAVITSVKLLNYLTRDEPVELLPAGDSWSGTRMLSTRVDGPAADLDLDDVVFGASAGGDVLPDGARVVVSGSEPVDLVFRAEGSGGVVERSYRFFGDRYDFETRLSMSEALAPEAENVGWSLGPGLASTEANVGNDQSAFRATVLLGEEKHRRKPGDFGRSHVEDYSGTFNWAALQSKYFMVALYPQQPTRAEVQMSGIKAEHRISETIAVPAGVARGQVTSMMHVYMGPMSFDTVAALGVGLEKNIELGMKFIRPVSELVLKALKALYHVIPNYGWVIVIISVLTKVLFYRLTHKSFKSMKEMQDLQPRLQALKEKYGDDRRRVSEETMKLYKEAGVNPLGGCLPMVLQMPVFIALFNVLQYTIELRGAPWLGWINDLSQQDVLFKLPLSLPLIGDNFSLLPLLMGASMWAQSKLGGSPTGQANTAIPPGFNTMLPIVFTVLFYKMPSGLVIYWIINTVISVAQQYYIVKDSRHAEPAAVVVEPAPRKKARSGGRKGR, translated from the coding sequence ATGAGCAAAGGATTCTCGATGGAGCGCCGCGCGCTCATCGCGTTCGTGGCGTCGATGGCCCTGTTTTTTGGCTACGACGCCCTGTTTCTCGCGCCCAAGATGAAGAAGGAGCGCGCGCGCCGCCAGGCCGAAGCGCTCGAGCAGGGTACGCTGGCCACGCGCGAGCCGGCCGCGGACACGTTGCGCCCCGGCAGGGAAGCCACACCGCCGGCCACGGCGCTCACTGCGCCTGCCGACACCAGTGCCCGCGTGACGGCGGAGGTCTTCGCCACACCGGAAGAAACCCCGTCGCAAACCATCACCATCGTGACGCCGCTGTTTGAGATCAAGCTCGACACGCGCGGCGCGGTGATCACGTCCGTGAAACTCTTGAACTACCTGACGCGCGATGAGCCGGTGGAGCTGCTGCCGGCCGGCGATAGCTGGTCTGGCACGCGCATGCTCTCCACCCGCGTCGATGGGCCCGCCGCGGATCTCGATCTGGACGACGTCGTCTTCGGCGCCAGCGCCGGTGGTGATGTGCTGCCCGATGGTGCGCGCGTGGTCGTGTCGGGGAGCGAGCCGGTCGACCTGGTGTTTCGCGCCGAGGGCAGCGGCGGCGTGGTGGAGCGCAGCTACCGCTTCTTCGGCGACCGCTACGATTTTGAGACGCGGCTCAGCATGAGCGAGGCGCTAGCGCCGGAGGCGGAGAACGTGGGGTGGAGCCTGGGCCCGGGGCTGGCCAGCACCGAGGCCAACGTGGGCAACGACCAGAGCGCGTTTCGCGCCACGGTGCTGCTGGGCGAGGAGAAGCACCGGCGCAAGCCGGGCGACTTTGGACGCTCGCACGTGGAGGACTACAGCGGCACATTTAACTGGGCGGCGTTGCAGAGCAAGTACTTCATGGTTGCGCTGTACCCGCAGCAGCCGACGCGCGCGGAAGTGCAGATGAGCGGCATTAAGGCCGAACACCGCATCAGCGAGACCATTGCCGTTCCCGCGGGTGTGGCGCGCGGCCAGGTCACGAGCATGATGCACGTGTACATGGGCCCCATGAGCTTCGACACGGTCGCAGCACTGGGCGTGGGCCTCGAGAAGAACATCGAACTGGGGATGAAGTTCATCCGGCCGGTGAGCGAGCTGGTGCTGAAGGCGCTCAAGGCGCTCTACCACGTGATTCCCAACTATGGCTGGGTGATCGTGATCATCTCGGTGCTCACCAAGGTTCTCTTCTACCGCCTGACGCACAAGAGCTTCAAGTCGATGAAGGAAATGCAGGATCTGCAACCGCGACTGCAGGCGCTCAAGGAGAAGTACGGCGACGACCGCCGCCGCGTGAGCGAAGAGACGATGAAGCTCTACAAGGAAGCGGGGGTGAACCCGCTGGGCGGGTGCCTGCCCATGGTGCTGCAGATGCCGGTGTTCATCGCGCTGTTCAACGTGCTGCAGTACACCATCGAGCTGCGCGGCGCGCCGTGGCTGGGGTGGATCAACGACCTCTCGCAGCAGGACGTCCTGTTCAAGCTGCCGCTGTCGCTGCCGTTGATCGGCGACAACTTCAGCCTGCTGCCGCTGTTGATGGGGGCGTCGATGTGGGCGCAGTCCAAGCTGGGCGGCTCGCCCACCGGCCAGGCCAACACGGCCATTCCGCCCGGGTTCAACACCATGCTGCCGATTGTTTTCACCGTGCTGTTCTACAAGATGCCCTCCGGCCTGGTGATCTACTGGATCATCAACACCGTCATCTCGGTGGCGCAGCAGTACTACATCGTCAAGGACTCGCGCCATGCCGAACCCGCCGCCGTGGTGGTCGAGCCGGCGCCGCGCAAGAAGGCCCGATCGGGTGGACGCAAGGGCCGCTAG